In Styela clava chromosome 14, kaStyClav1.hap1.2, whole genome shotgun sequence, the following are encoded in one genomic region:
- the LOC120340701 gene encoding 2-Hydroxyacid oxidase 1-like: MADKCICVKDFEILAAKRLDKNALDYYKSGATDEQTLKENCTAFKSWRFQPQVLRDVLNVNMESSVLGSKIAFPICIAPTAMNKMASHDGEIDSAKAANSLSTGFVLSSWATSSIEEITTNVPDVIRWFQLYVYKDKTVTENLVRRAERNGYRALIVTVDTPLLGKRYQDTRNKFALPSNLTLKNFENETTKEDGFPKGVKSARESGLAEYVASLIDPSLSWEDIDWLKTITDLPIIVKGILTAEMALEAVDHNIAGILVSNHGARQLDGVLPTINALPQVVKAVDGRCEVYLDGGIRNGGDVAKAIALGAKAVFVGRPILWGLACDGKRGAQRVLEILRDEFGVTMKLLGVTSIVELQSVHDLVIHESRILSRL, translated from the coding sequence ATGGCTGACAAGTGCATTTGCGTgaaagattttgaaatattggcAGCAAAACGATTGGATAAAAATGCTTTGGATTATTACAAGTCTGGTGCCACAGATGAACAAACTCTCAAGGAGAACTGTACAGCTTTCAAATCATGGAGATTTCAACCACAAGTTTTGAGGGATGTTTTGAATGTTAATATGGAAAGCTCAGTCCTGGGAAGCAAGATTGCTTTTCCAATCTGCATAGCACCTACTGCTATGAACAAAATGGCATCTCATGATGGTGAAATTGATTCTGCAAAAGCTGCAAACTCTCTTAGTACTGGTTTTGTACTAAGCTCTTGGGCGACATCTAGTATCGAAGAAATTACAACAAACGTTCCTGATGTAATAAGATGGTTCCAGTTGTACGTTTACAAAGATAAAACTGTGACTGAAAATCTAGTTCGACGAGCTGAAAGGAATGGATATCGGGCTCTTATCGTAACTGTAGATACTCCATTGCTTGGTAAACGTTATCAAGACACAAGAAATAAGTTTGCTCTGCCTTCAAATTTGACCCtaaaaaatttcgaaaatgAAACTACGAAAGAGGATGGGTTTCCTAAAGGGGTAAAAAGTGCACGAGAATCAGGACTAGCTGAATACGTTGCATCTCTCATCGATCCATCTTTAAGCTGGGAAGATATTGATTGGTTAAAAACTATCACAGATCTACCAATCATAGTCAAAGGAATTTTGACTGCAGAAATGGCATTGGAAGCAGTCGACCATAATATAGCAGGTATCTTGGTTTCAAACCATGGAGCCCGACAGCTAGATGGCGTACTTCCCACTATAAACGCTCTTCCCCAAGTTGTAAAAGCAGTCGATGGACGATGCGAAGTTTACCTTGATGGTGGAATAAGAAACGGGGGAGACGTAGCAAAAGCTATTGCTCTTGGTGCAAAGGCTGTTTTTGTGGGAAGGCCAATATTATGGGGCCTTGCTTGTGATGGGAAAAGGGGGGCCCAAAGAGTTTTGGAAATATTACGGGACGAATTTGGAGTGACAATGAAATTGTTGGGTGTTACGTCAATCGTGGAATTACAATCTGTTCATGATCTTGTTATTCATGAGTCAAGAATACTTTCGCGattgtaa